Proteins from a single region of Thermodesulfovibrionia bacterium:
- a CDS encoding type II toxin-antitoxin system RelE/ParE family toxin, which produces MSYKIVPTDNFSKELKRLSKKYPSLKQNIKDLSNELQKNPCTGTPLGHNCYKIRLATSDKPGGKSGGFRIITYAFCIKEIIFLLSIYDKSETSTINDKEIKRLIKELD; this is translated from the coding sequence ATGAGCTATAAGATTGTTCCTACAGATAATTTTTCAAAAGAACTGAAAAGACTGAGTAAAAAATACCCCTCACTCAAACAAAATATTAAAGACCTTTCAAATGAACTTCAAAAAAATCCATGTACCGGAACTCCATTAGGACATAACTGTTACAAAATAAGGCTCGCAACCTCTGATAAACCCGGGGGCAAGAGCGGGGGATTCCGTATAATCACATATGCCTTTTGTATAAAAGAAATAATATTTCTGCTATCAATTTATGATAAGTCGGAAACATCGACAATAAACGATAAAGAAATTAAGCGTCTAATCAAGGAACTGGATTAA
- the gatA gene encoding Asp-tRNA(Asn)/Glu-tRNA(Gln) amidotransferase subunit GatA, giving the protein MELHSLTIEEARDAIHKGDLSPVELTDALLKRIDEVDGEIRAYVTISKDSAIEQAEHALELIKKGDKHALTGIPLAIKDNMCTEGVRTTCSSKILHNFIPPYESTATQKLKDEGYVLLGKTNLDEFAMGSSTENSAFGHTRNPWDTERIPGGSSGGSAAAVAAGECLASLGSDTGGSIRQPASLCGVVGLKPTYGRVSRYGLVAFASSLDQIGPITKTVKDSAILLNIISGHDRRDSTSANIPVPDFTSALGRDIKGMKIGIPKEFSVAGLDKDVDVAIKNAIKQLESLGAVPVEISLPHTGYAVATYYILATSEASSNLARFDGVRYGLRVEGDDLIDTYIKTRSEGFGSEVKRRIILGTYALSSGYYDAYYKKAQQVRTLIKGDFDRAYESVDVIVTPTTPTTAFKAGEKMEDPLQMYLSDIFTISANLAGGPGISIPCGFDSNNLPIGLQIMGKHFDEESVLKIAYAYEQSTEWHKRKPKL; this is encoded by the coding sequence TTGGAACTTCACAGCCTTACAATAGAAGAAGCTCGGGATGCCATACATAAGGGCGACCTGAGCCCGGTCGAGCTCACAGACGCGCTGCTAAAACGCATAGATGAGGTTGACGGAGAGATAAGGGCATATGTCACCATCTCAAAAGATTCTGCGATAGAACAGGCTGAGCATGCTCTGGAGCTTATCAAGAAAGGCGATAAACACGCGTTGACCGGCATACCTCTGGCAATCAAGGACAACATGTGCACTGAAGGCGTAAGGACCACATGTTCGTCAAAGATACTTCACAACTTCATCCCGCCGTATGAAAGCACAGCCACGCAAAAGCTTAAGGATGAAGGCTATGTGCTTCTGGGCAAGACAAACCTTGATGAGTTTGCCATGGGCTCGTCAACTGAAAACTCCGCCTTCGGCCATACAAGAAATCCATGGGATACGGAAAGGATACCCGGCGGCTCAAGCGGCGGTTCTGCGGCAGCGGTCGCGGCAGGTGAATGCCTCGCGTCCCTCGGCTCAGATACCGGCGGTTCCATAAGACAGCCCGCATCGCTCTGCGGCGTTGTCGGGCTGAAGCCTACATATGGAAGGGTCTCGCGCTATGGGCTTGTGGCATTCGCGTCATCGCTTGACCAGATCGGGCCGATCACAAAGACGGTGAAGGATTCCGCAATCCTGCTGAATATCATAAGCGGACATGACCGCAGGGATTCGACATCTGCAAACATACCTGTGCCTGACTTCACATCAGCGCTCGGACGTGATATCAAAGGCATGAAGATCGGCATACCAAAAGAGTTCTCAGTCGCAGGCCTGGATAAAGATGTAGATGTTGCTATCAAAAATGCGATAAAACAGCTTGAGTCGCTCGGAGCAGTGCCGGTCGAGATATCGCTCCCGCACACAGGCTATGCTGTTGCAACATATTATATACTCGCAACTTCAGAGGCATCATCCAACCTCGCAAGATTCGACGGCGTAAGGTACGGCCTCAGGGTTGAAGGCGATGACCTTATAGATACATATATAAAGACACGGTCAGAGGGTTTCGGCTCAGAGGTGAAGAGGAGGATTATCCTCGGAACATATGCACTCTCATCCGGATATTACGACGCCTATTACAAAAAGGCGCAGCAGGTGAGGACTTTGATAAAGGGAGATTTTGACAGGGCGTATGAATCAGTCGATGTGATAGTGACACCGACTACGCCGACTACCGCATTCAAGGCAGGCGAGAAGATGGAAGACCCGCTTCAGATGTATCTGTCTGATATCTTCACAATATCAGCCAACCTTGCTGGCGGGCCCGGCATCTCCATTCCATGCGGATTTGATTCAAATAACCTGCCTATCGGGCTTCAGATAATGGGCAAACACTTTGACGAAGAATCTGTACTGAAGATAGCGTACGCGTATGAACAGTCAACAGAGTGGCACAAGAGGAAACCGAAGTTGTAA
- a CDS encoding PAS domain S-box protein: MKDDNRTKKEPANEGHELYRNLFHYSNDGIFIHDLEGNILDVNQKAADQLGYSRQDILSLNISSLHPAESLHLLKSALKAIYSDGSARLVIDFKKKDGGLFPAEVSSGLFNVDGDILIHGVIRDISARREVEDKLRNSEMMFRAFFDRSTTGIIIYPIVKDPLKEQLKFADFNSAFHDFFGYTRAEIEGKSVDDISHPDDMIDNTGLMNDLLAGRRSGYQMEKRYFKKGGEIIWGLVNVTTLRDPYGNNSHVMTTLLDITQRKKVKEALIAERNFSKSIINSLPDIFFCFDAAGKFLLWNENYEKVSGYSSDEISKMNVFDFFTGKEKKLIFEKIKEVFEHGRSTVEANLVLKNEKRVPYYFTGLRTEIEGKTYLLGTGMDISNRKRMEEELRGLSLSDELTGLYNRRGFMTLAEQELRIARRMKRGVILLYADLDDLKVINDGFGHIEGDNMLKDTARFLQELFRESDIIARIGGDEFVVFSIQTTDTSVDTIQSRFDACLKDFNQKRNQPYMLSISIGIVHYKEDCPDSIEALLTQADKLMYEHKRDKHKGKGG; the protein is encoded by the coding sequence ATGAAAGACGACAACAGGACAAAAAAAGAGCCGGCAAATGAGGGCCATGAGTTATACAGGAACCTCTTTCATTATTCGAACGACGGCATCTTCATACATGACCTTGAGGGCAATATTTTAGATGTTAATCAGAAGGCGGCTGACCAGCTCGGATACTCAAGGCAGGATATCCTGTCCCTTAATATTTCAAGCCTTCATCCTGCAGAGTCGCTTCATCTTTTAAAGTCCGCGTTAAAGGCGATCTACAGCGACGGTTCCGCAAGACTTGTCATAGACTTTAAAAAGAAGGACGGCGGATTATTCCCGGCAGAGGTCTCTTCAGGCCTGTTTAACGTTGACGGCGATATCCTGATCCATGGCGTTATCCGTGACATATCAGCGAGAAGAGAGGTTGAAGACAAGCTGAGGAACAGCGAGATGATGTTCAGGGCTTTTTTTGACAGGTCTACTACCGGCATAATCATTTATCCGATCGTGAAGGACCCTCTTAAGGAACAGCTGAAGTTTGCGGACTTCAACTCCGCATTTCATGACTTCTTCGGCTACACAAGGGCTGAGATCGAAGGAAAGTCTGTTGATGATATTTCACACCCTGATGACATGATAGATAACACGGGGCTTATGAATGACCTGCTGGCAGGCAGGCGCAGCGGCTACCAGATGGAGAAGCGGTATTTTAAGAAAGGCGGGGAGATAATATGGGGCCTTGTCAACGTAACCACTTTGAGGGACCCTTACGGCAACAACTCCCATGTAATGACCACCCTGCTGGATATAACACAGCGCAAGAAGGTCAAGGAAGCGCTGATAGCAGAGCGCAATTTTTCAAAATCAATAATAAACAGCCTGCCGGATATATTCTTCTGCTTTGATGCCGCAGGGAAATTCCTCCTGTGGAACGAGAACTATGAGAAGGTCTCAGGTTATTCATCCGATGAGATATCAAAGATGAATGTCTTTGACTTTTTCACGGGCAAGGAGAAGAAGCTGATCTTCGAAAAGATCAAAGAGGTCTTTGAGCACGGCAGGTCAACTGTTGAGGCAAACCTCGTCTTGAAGAACGAGAAAAGAGTCCCGTATTATTTTACAGGGCTTCGTACCGAGATAGAAGGAAAGACATATCTCCTTGGCACAGGCATGGATATATCGAACCGTAAGAGGATGGAGGAGGAGCTTAGAGGGCTGTCATTGTCGGATGAACTTACCGGGCTGTACAACAGGCGCGGATTCATGACCCTTGCAGAACAGGAACTCAGGATAGCCCGCCGCATGAAGAGGGGCGTGATACTTCTTTACGCCGATCTCGACGACCTCAAAGTGATAAATGACGGTTTCGGCCATATTGAAGGAGATAATATGCTTAAGGACACGGCCCGCTTTCTTCAGGAGCTGTTCCGCGAGTCTGACATAATCGCTCGCATCGGCGGAGATGAGTTTGTAGTCTTCTCCATTCAGACAACCGATACTAGCGTTGATACGATACAGAGCCGCTTTGATGCGTGCCTTAAGGATTTCAATCAAAAGAGAAACCAGCCGTACATGCTTTCAATAAGCATCGGCATCGTCCACTACAAAGAAGACTGCCCTGATTCCATAGAAGCGCTCCTTACCCAGGCGGATAAGCTTATGTACGAGCATAAAAGGGATAAGCACAAGGGAAAAGGCGGGTAA
- a CDS encoding S41 family peptidase — MKKIINTLLAFIIICTASLAYAEDNTKLEPLFPVALEHKFPDAKDTFEEVKKLILENYYSDEISEDALYWAAIEGMLRRISPPENKELAKIWTPEEYTKIFDSLKGEQVSIGIKTSFNAGDGSLTVTEILPGSPAENVLMQYDRILKVGSELIKGKPVSEIGKLLDGDEGTEVTLKVNRGTEIFDVTIKRRKFETENLIVTKLSDGIALIEIKRFTEGMYEKLKAELAQLNDEKFQRLVIDLRNDPGGVFMEPLKIVEIFLPEKGILLRTFSRDKKNQNYVSTNKEPLNFDIAVLVNGNTASSAEILAGSLRDHQKAMIIGTKTYGKGVFEKTFTVKNDYRVKFITGVMYTPKGQPWQGKGLLPDFVVDQDDKTIDAVLKLDVNERLKKDIGLITAVKLLKLQETK; from the coding sequence ATGAAAAAAATAATTAATACACTTCTGGCATTCATTATTATATGCACCGCTTCTTTGGCTTATGCTGAGGACAATACAAAGCTGGAACCTTTGTTCCCGGTCGCGCTTGAGCACAAGTTCCCTGATGCGAAGGATACATTCGAAGAGGTAAAGAAGCTCATCCTTGAAAACTATTACAGCGATGAGATAAGCGAGGATGCGCTCTACTGGGCGGCTATTGAGGGGATGCTGCGCCGCATCTCTCCTCCTGAGAACAAGGAACTCGCAAAGATCTGGACGCCTGAAGAGTATACAAAGATATTCGACAGCCTCAAGGGCGAGCAGGTCTCTATAGGGATAAAAACATCATTTAATGCAGGCGACGGAAGCCTGACCGTTACAGAGATACTGCCGGGTTCGCCCGCAGAGAATGTCCTGATGCAGTATGACAGGATACTCAAGGTCGGCTCCGAGCTTATCAAGGGCAAGCCTGTGAGCGAGATAGGCAAACTCCTTGACGGCGACGAAGGCACTGAGGTCACGCTGAAGGTGAACAGGGGGACTGAGATATTTGATGTGACGATAAAGCGGAGAAAGTTTGAGACTGAGAATCTGATAGTCACAAAACTCTCAGACGGGATAGCGCTTATTGAGATCAAGAGGTTTACAGAAGGAATGTATGAAAAGCTCAAGGCTGAGCTTGCCCAACTGAATGATGAAAAATTCCAGAGGCTGGTGATAGACCTGAGAAACGATCCGGGCGGGGTCTTCATGGAGCCGCTTAAGATAGTGGAGATATTTCTGCCTGAAAAAGGGATTCTATTGAGAACGTTCAGCAGGGATAAGAAGAATCAGAACTATGTATCTACTAACAAAGAGCCTCTGAACTTTGATATAGCGGTTCTGGTGAATGGGAATACGGCGTCGTCTGCTGAGATACTTGCAGGCTCGCTAAGAGACCACCAGAAGGCGATGATAATAGGCACAAAGACATACGGCAAAGGCGTCTTCGAAAAGACCTTCACCGTAAAGAATGACTACAGGGTCAAGTTCATAACCGGAGTCATGTACACGCCCAAAGGCCAGCCCTGGCAGGGCAAGGGGCTGCTTCCTGACTTTGTAGTTGACCAGGATGATAAGACGATTGACGCAGTGCTCAAGCTCGATGTCAATGAGAGATTAAAAAAGGATATCGGACTGATAACTGCGGTGAAACTGTTGAAGCTACAGGAAACGAAGTGA